The proteins below come from a single Sorghum bicolor cultivar BTx623 chromosome 4, Sorghum_bicolor_NCBIv3, whole genome shotgun sequence genomic window:
- the LOC8076040 gene encoding uncharacterized protein LOC8076040: MDDLAALARAEGWTEERHAAFLDRMELSFVQQVLGGSDVRQASRRLGRVPAPAQAEGGRGQLAPAPAPAPLPLDRPLPDSAVESNQSGPAAARRREANDARRRRPVDPAAAAGW; this comes from the coding sequence ATGGACGATCTGGCGGCGCTGGCGCGCGCCGAGGGGTGGACGGAGGAGCGGCACGCGGCGTTCCTCGACCGCATGGAGCTCTCCTTCGTCCAGCAGGTGCTCGGCGGCAGCGACGTGCGCCAGGCGTCCCGTAGGCTCGGCCGCGTGCCAGCGCCTGCACAGGCGGAAGGCGGGCGCGGCCAGCTGGCCCCGGccccggcaccggcaccgcTCCCGCTCGACCGGCCACTGCCCGACAGCGCCGTGGAGTCCAACCAGTcggggccggccgcggcgcggcgaCGCGAGGCAAAcgacgcgcgccgccgccggcccgtcgatccagctgcagctgcaggttGGTGA